The following proteins come from a genomic window of Pseudomonas putida:
- a CDS encoding efflux RND transporter periplasmic adaptor subunit, whose translation MLRHALSIALPAAAALLLAACGQEAAPPAAPRPALVVQPQPAEAAADSYPGEVRARFEPELAFRIGGKVSKRLVEEGQRVKADQPLAELDPQDVRLQLEANRAQLAAAEANLALVRAERDRYQKLLERQMVSHSLYDNAENLYRAGLARLKQAKAEFDVAGNQAEYAVLRAPQAGVIAKRQVEVGQVVAAGQTVFTLAADGEREVAIGLPEQQFARFAVGQPVSVELWSHPQARFQGRIRELSPAADPRSRTFAARVAFTTAAVPAELGQSARVFIAKDGLIPLSVPLSAVTSENGQAYVWRVNKESRLERATVRLGAYGSDSVPVLEGLDPGDWVVAAGGHVLREGQEVRPVDRSNRVVNLAAKE comes from the coding sequence ATGTTGCGCCATGCCTTGTCCATCGCTCTGCCCGCCGCTGCTGCCCTGCTTCTGGCGGCATGTGGCCAGGAAGCCGCCCCACCCGCTGCGCCGCGCCCGGCGCTGGTGGTGCAGCCGCAGCCGGCCGAAGCCGCTGCCGACAGTTACCCCGGCGAAGTGCGCGCGCGCTTCGAGCCGGAGCTGGCCTTCCGCATTGGCGGCAAGGTCAGCAAGCGCCTGGTGGAGGAGGGGCAGCGGGTCAAGGCCGACCAGCCGCTGGCCGAGCTGGACCCGCAGGACGTGCGCCTGCAACTTGAAGCCAATCGCGCCCAGCTGGCGGCTGCCGAGGCCAACCTGGCATTGGTGCGCGCCGAGCGCGACCGCTACCAGAAGCTGCTGGAACGGCAGATGGTCAGCCATTCCCTGTACGACAATGCCGAAAACCTCTACCGCGCAGGCCTTGCCCGTCTGAAGCAGGCCAAGGCCGAGTTCGATGTGGCTGGCAACCAGGCCGAATATGCCGTGCTGCGTGCGCCGCAGGCCGGGGTGATCGCCAAGCGCCAGGTTGAAGTGGGCCAGGTGGTCGCCGCCGGGCAGACCGTGTTTACCCTCGCCGCCGATGGCGAGCGAGAAGTGGCCATCGGCCTGCCGGAGCAGCAGTTCGCTCGCTTCGCTGTGGGCCAACCGGTGAGCGTGGAGCTTTGGTCGCACCCGCAGGCGCGTTTCCAGGGGCGCATTCGCGAGCTGTCACCGGCTGCCGACCCGCGTTCGCGCACGTTCGCGGCGCGCGTCGCCTTTACCACGGCCGCCGTTCCGGCTGAGCTGGGCCAGAGCGCCCGGGTGTTTATCGCCAAGGATGGGCTGATCCCGCTGTCGGTACCGCTGTCGGCAGTGACTTCGGAAAACGGTCAGGCCTATGTCTGGCGGGTGAACAAGGAAAGCCGCCTGGAGCGGGCGACGGTGCGGCTGGGGGCGTATGGCAGCGACAGTGTGCCGGTACTCGAAGGCCTGGACCCGGGTGACTGGGTGGTTGCCGCTGGTGGCCATGTACTGCGCGAGGGCCAGGAGGTACGCCCTGTGGACCGCAGCAACCGTGTAGTGAACCTGGCGGCCAAGGAGTAA
- a CDS encoding TetR family transcriptional regulator, translating to MQTTMSNDAPIGPGRPKDLAKREAILEAAKTLFLSLGYANTSMDAVAAAAGVSKLTVYSHFTDKQTLFCSAVMATCQIQLPDLLFEYPEGVPVEEVLLTIARNFQALISSDEAIKLSRLIMAQGSLDPSFGEYFYEAGPKRVLAGMEALLRGAHERGLLRIDNPLRAAEHFFCLVKGAPDYRLLLGCAGPLEGDEAEAHVREVVGVFLRAFQP from the coding sequence ATGCAGACCACAATGTCCAACGACGCACCCATCGGCCCGGGCCGGCCCAAGGACCTGGCCAAGCGCGAGGCAATTCTCGAAGCGGCCAAGACGCTGTTCCTCAGCCTTGGCTACGCCAACACCAGCATGGATGCGGTCGCTGCGGCGGCAGGTGTTTCAAAGCTCACTGTGTACAGCCACTTCACCGACAAGCAGACCCTGTTCTGCTCGGCGGTCATGGCCACCTGCCAGATCCAGTTGCCTGACCTGCTGTTCGAGTATCCCGAGGGGGTACCGGTGGAAGAAGTGCTGCTGACCATTGCCCGCAACTTCCAGGCGCTTATCAGCAGTGACGAAGCGATCAAGCTCAGCCGCCTGATCATGGCCCAGGGCAGCCTGGACCCGAGTTTTGGCGAGTACTTCTACGAAGCCGGGCCCAAGCGCGTGCTCGCTGGCATGGAAGCGCTACTGCGCGGGGCACATGAGCGCGGGCTGCTGCGCATCGACAACCCCTTGAGGGCGGCGGAGCACTTCTTCTGTCTGGTCAAAGGGGCACCGGATTACCGGTTGCTGCTGGGTTGCGCGGGGCCGCTGGAAGGCGATGAAGCCGAGGCGCATGTGCGCGAGGTGGTGGGGGTGTTCTTGCGGGCGTTCCAGCCCTGA
- a CDS encoding class I SAM-dependent methyltransferase, with product MEEQGTGIRVEAMAAEYAQQARAWAERLGLPLQDDTAAFAVQVGADGLQIQQLGPQAPGPVRVDFVEGQAAHRRQFGGGNGQMIAKAVGIAQGIRPQVLDATAGLGKDAFVLASLGCQMTLIERQPLIAALLEDGLARARADEEVGPIVGRMRLLTGNAIERMRAWEGEAPQVIYLDPMFPHRDKSALVKKEMRVFRPLVGDDLDAPALLEAALALASHRVVVKRPRKAPIIDGPKPSHSLEGKSSRYDIYPKKALKG from the coding sequence ATGGAAGAGCAAGGCACGGGTATCAGGGTCGAGGCAATGGCAGCTGAGTATGCGCAACAGGCCAGGGCGTGGGCTGAACGCCTGGGCCTGCCGCTGCAGGACGATACCGCCGCCTTCGCGGTGCAGGTGGGCGCCGACGGCTTGCAGATTCAGCAACTGGGCCCGCAGGCGCCCGGGCCGGTGCGTGTGGACTTCGTCGAAGGCCAGGCTGCGCATCGCCGCCAGTTTGGCGGTGGCAACGGGCAGATGATCGCCAAGGCTGTGGGCATTGCCCAAGGTATCCGGCCGCAGGTGCTGGATGCCACGGCGGGGCTGGGCAAGGACGCGTTCGTGCTGGCCAGCCTTGGCTGCCAGATGACCCTGATCGAGCGCCAGCCGCTGATTGCCGCGCTGTTGGAGGACGGCCTGGCGCGGGCGCGAGCGGACGAAGAAGTGGGCCCGATTGTCGGGCGCATGCGCCTGCTGACCGGCAACGCCATCGAGCGCATGCGCGCCTGGGAAGGGGAGGCGCCGCAGGTGATCTACCTCGACCCGATGTTCCCACACCGCGACAAGAGCGCCCTGGTGAAAAAGGAAATGCGCGTGTTCCGGCCCTTGGTGGGCGATGACCTGGATGCACCGGCCCTGCTCGAAGCCGCCCTGGCACTGGCCAGCCACCGGGTGGTGGTTAAGCGGCCGCGCAAGGCGCCAATCATCGACGGGCCGAAGCCCAGCCATAGCCTGGAAGGCAAGTCGAGCCGGTATGACATCTATCCGAAGAAGGCTTTGAAGGGATAG
- a CDS encoding energy transducer TonB, which translates to MSDTLPIGLTYLSPVGNYSQHNTQALGGVSHLWQDFFARAMAEQQEEPVDGVSQSFVQYDQDSGEPIGGARALALIDAQRACPVQDTVVAPPEPLFLPKAELEAKLLPPAPEPFSAIELIEQQRQLDINNSWLRPVVMSQGQPIAEPGPAPTPRSLFLPIAEFETNLLDPAPEPFDDATLAKQQNDLEFDIHWARPVVLNNVRAYA; encoded by the coding sequence ATGTCAGATACTCTTCCCATCGGCTTGACCTATTTGTCGCCTGTCGGCAACTACAGTCAGCACAACACCCAGGCACTCGGGGGCGTCAGCCACCTGTGGCAGGATTTCTTTGCCCGGGCGATGGCCGAGCAGCAGGAAGAGCCCGTAGACGGCGTCAGCCAGTCGTTCGTGCAGTACGACCAGGACAGCGGTGAACCCATCGGCGGCGCCCGTGCACTGGCGTTGATTGACGCCCAGCGCGCCTGCCCGGTGCAAGACACCGTGGTGGCACCGCCCGAGCCGCTGTTCCTGCCCAAGGCCGAGCTCGAGGCCAAGCTGCTACCACCCGCGCCCGAGCCGTTCAGTGCCATTGAACTGATCGAGCAGCAGCGCCAGCTCGACATCAACAACAGCTGGCTGCGTCCGGTGGTAATGAGCCAGGGCCAGCCCATTGCCGAGCCCGGCCCTGCCCCCACGCCACGGTCACTATTCCTGCCCATTGCCGAGTTCGAGACGAACCTGCTGGACCCGGCGCCCGAACCGTTCGACGACGCCACCCTGGCCAAGCAGCAAAATGACCTGGAGTTCGACATCCACTGGGCGCGCCCAGTGGTGCTGAACAACGTGCGCGCGTACGCCTGA
- a CDS encoding extensin encodes MRALLALLVGLLTVAGLAWYFGWRLPALWNPWAPLDVRQPPNLLTPYKLSRLRDDPALCRQALETSHLRYRAQADSPASANCPLQNVWRIEGGQARLSSSFLASCPLAVAYALFENHGLQPAAQEVFGQPVTQVDHLGSFACRNVYHRKQGRLSQHATANALDISGFRLQDGQRIVLARDWQAGGQKAEFLRRVQRVACESFSTVLGPDYNAAHRNHFHVDMGRWQICR; translated from the coding sequence ATGCGGGCATTGCTGGCGCTACTGGTCGGCCTGCTGACGGTGGCCGGCCTGGCCTGGTACTTTGGCTGGCGCCTGCCTGCCCTGTGGAACCCCTGGGCGCCGCTGGACGTGCGCCAACCGCCCAACCTGCTGACCCCCTACAAACTGTCACGCTTGCGCGATGACCCAGCGCTGTGCCGGCAGGCGCTGGAAACCAGCCACCTGCGTTACCGGGCACAAGCCGACAGCCCGGCCTCGGCCAACTGCCCGCTGCAGAACGTATGGCGCATCGAGGGCGGCCAGGCGCGGTTGAGCAGCAGTTTTCTGGCCAGTTGCCCGCTGGCGGTGGCCTATGCACTGTTCGAGAACCATGGCTTGCAGCCGGCGGCGCAGGAGGTGTTTGGGCAACCGGTGACGCAGGTGGATCACCTGGGCAGCTTTGCCTGCCGCAATGTCTACCACCGTAAGCAGGGCCGTTTGAGCCAGCACGCCACGGCCAATGCGCTGGACATCAGCGGTTTCCGTCTACAGGACGGCCAGCGGATCGTGCTGGCGCGTGACTGGCAGGCGGGTGGGCAGAAGGCCGAATTCCTGCGTCGGGTGCAGCGGGTGGCTTGCGAGAGCTTCAGCACGGTACTGGGGCCGGATTACAACGCTGCGCACCGCAACCACTTTCACGTGGACATGGGGCGCTGGCAGATCTGTCGTTAG
- a CDS encoding isocitrate lyase/phosphoenolpyruvate mutase family protein, producing the protein MDVQTLRAEAFKALHEREGAFVIPNPWDAGSAKLLASLGFEALATTSAGLAFSLGRPDAEGALSLDDTLDNAGEIVDATALPVAADLENGFGDLPEDCAQTILRAAEVGLVGGSIEDASGRSDAPIYDFGLAVERVRAAVQAARSLPFPFTLCARAENLLHGRMDLDDTILRLQAYAEAGADVLYAPGLRTVEEVRAVVQAVAPRPVNVLMGTAGVPLNVNQLQDLGVRRISVGSSLARAALGAFHRAALEIREEGTFGYGEQAMPFAQLNDLFRR; encoded by the coding sequence ATGGATGTGCAAACCCTGCGAGCTGAGGCCTTCAAGGCGTTACACGAGCGCGAGGGCGCGTTCGTTATCCCCAACCCGTGGGATGCCGGCTCCGCCAAGTTGCTCGCCAGCCTGGGTTTCGAGGCACTGGCTACCACCAGTGCCGGCTTGGCCTTCAGCCTGGGCCGGCCAGACGCCGAAGGCGCCTTGAGCCTGGACGATACACTGGACAATGCCGGCGAGATCGTCGATGCCACCGCGCTGCCGGTGGCCGCCGATCTGGAAAACGGCTTTGGCGATTTGCCCGAAGACTGTGCCCAGACCATTCTGCGTGCCGCCGAAGTCGGCCTGGTGGGCGGCTCCATCGAAGATGCCAGTGGCCGCAGTGATGCGCCCATCTATGACTTCGGGCTGGCCGTGGAGCGGGTGCGCGCCGCCGTGCAGGCTGCGCGAAGCCTGCCGTTCCCGTTCACCTTGTGTGCCCGGGCAGAAAACCTGCTACACGGGCGCATGGACCTCGACGACACCATCTTGCGCCTGCAAGCCTATGCCGAAGCCGGTGCAGACGTGCTCTACGCCCCGGGGCTGCGTACCGTGGAGGAAGTCCGTGCCGTGGTGCAGGCAGTCGCACCGCGCCCTGTGAATGTGCTGATGGGCACGGCGGGCGTGCCGCTCAACGTCAACCAGTTGCAGGACCTGGGCGTGCGTCGCATCAGCGTCGGCTCCTCGCTGGCCCGTGCTGCACTCGGGGCCTTTCACCGAGCCGCGTTGGAAATTCGCGAAGAGGGCACGTTCGGCTATGGTGAGCAGGCAATGCCGTTTGCCCAGCTGAACGACCTGTTCCGCCGCTGA
- a CDS encoding DUF72 domain-containing protein, translating to MNPSPLPYFLGCPSWSENAWRDYLYPADANSNQMLGFYSQVFNAVEGNTTFYARPAPGTIARWAQVMPEHFRFTAKFPRDVSHEGDLRDQLEPAFDFTRLMAPLGQRVSPYWLQLPAQFGPARLGELCHFLDQIAVPVAVEVRNQAFFAKGEEERLLNRLLHERGVERICLDPRALFSCTSRDPAVLHAQSKKPKVPPRPAAFSQHPQVRFIGHPELEANQAFLSPWVEKVAAWIEEGRNPYIFLHTSDNRLAAALAQRFHQRLMARLPGLAPLPELPRAPEVEQLGLL from the coding sequence ATGAATCCGTCACCACTGCCTTACTTTCTCGGTTGCCCGTCGTGGAGCGAAAACGCCTGGCGAGACTACCTGTACCCCGCTGACGCTAACAGTAATCAAATGCTTGGCTTCTACAGTCAGGTCTTCAACGCCGTCGAAGGCAACACCACTTTCTATGCACGTCCCGCGCCCGGGACCATTGCCCGCTGGGCGCAAGTCATGCCCGAGCACTTTCGCTTCACTGCCAAGTTTCCGCGGGATGTCAGCCATGAGGGCGACCTGCGTGACCAGCTTGAGCCTGCCTTCGACTTCACCCGGCTGATGGCCCCGCTGGGCCAGCGCGTATCACCCTACTGGCTGCAGTTGCCGGCCCAGTTCGGCCCGGCGCGCCTGGGTGAGCTCTGTCACTTCCTCGATCAGATCGCCGTGCCGGTGGCTGTGGAAGTGCGCAACCAGGCCTTTTTTGCCAAGGGTGAGGAAGAACGCCTGCTCAATCGCCTGCTGCACGAACGCGGCGTAGAGCGCATCTGCCTCGACCCCCGTGCGTTGTTCAGTTGCACCTCGCGCGACCCTGCCGTGCTGCATGCGCAGTCGAAGAAGCCCAAGGTACCACCCCGTCCGGCAGCCTTCAGCCAGCATCCGCAGGTTCGCTTCATCGGCCATCCGGAACTGGAGGCCAATCAGGCCTTCCTTAGCCCTTGGGTAGAAAAGGTCGCCGCCTGGATTGAAGAAGGCCGCAATCCCTATATCTTCCTGCACACCTCGGACAATCGCCTGGCTGCGGCGCTGGCCCAGCGTTTCCATCAGCGCCTGATGGCGCGCCTGCCTGGCCTGGCACCTTTGCCGGAATTGCCGCGCGCCCCTGAGGTCGAACAATTGGGATTACTCTGA
- the tsaB gene encoding tRNA (adenosine(37)-N6)-threonylcarbamoyltransferase complex dimerization subunit type 1 TsaB, which yields MTTLLALDTATEACSVALLHDGKVTSHYEVIPRMHAQKLLPMIKQLLADSGVALNALDAIAFGRGPGAFTGVRIAIGVVQGLAFALERPVLPVSNLAALAQGALREHGVQQVAAAIDARMDEVYWGCYQATAGEMRLVGREAVLPPEQVALPAGSNGEWFGAGTGWGYAERLAVQVAASNPGALPNALDVLSLATFAWARGEAIVAEQAQPVYLRDNVATPKKH from the coding sequence ATGACCACCCTGCTGGCCCTGGATACCGCCACCGAAGCCTGTTCCGTCGCGCTGCTGCATGACGGCAAGGTAACCAGCCACTACGAGGTGATCCCGCGCATGCATGCCCAGAAGCTGCTGCCGATGATCAAGCAACTGCTGGCCGACTCTGGCGTGGCACTGAATGCGCTGGATGCCATTGCCTTTGGCCGTGGCCCGGGCGCGTTCACTGGCGTGCGAATTGCCATCGGTGTGGTGCAAGGCCTGGCCTTTGCCCTCGAACGCCCGGTGCTGCCGGTGTCCAACCTGGCCGCACTGGCCCAGGGTGCATTGCGCGAGCATGGCGTGCAGCAGGTGGCAGCGGCCATCGATGCACGCATGGATGAAGTGTACTGGGGTTGCTACCAGGCCACGGCGGGCGAAATGCGCCTGGTCGGCCGTGAAGCCGTGTTACCGCCCGAGCAGGTGGCGCTGCCGGCAGGCAGCAATGGCGAGTGGTTCGGTGCCGGTACCGGATGGGGCTATGCCGAGCGCTTGGCGGTTCAGGTGGCCGCGAGCAACCCTGGCGCCTTGCCCAATGCCCTGGACGTCCTCAGCCTGGCCACCTTCGCCTGGGCGCGCGGCGAGGCAATCGTCGCCGAGCAGGCGCAGCCGGTTTATCTGCGCGATAATGTAGCCACGCCCAAGAAGCACTGA
- a CDS encoding adenylate kinase, translating into MRVILLGAPGAGKGTQAKFITEKFGIPQISTGDMLRAAVKAGTPLGLELKKVMDAGQLVSDELIISLVKERIAQPDCANGCLFDGFPRTIPQAEAMVAAGVDIDAVVEIAVDDEEIVGRMAGRRVHLASGRTYHIQYNPPKVEGKDDETGEDLIQRDDDKEETVRHRLSVYHSQTKPLVDFYQKLSAANGGKPKYSHIEGVGSVEAITAKVLAALS; encoded by the coding sequence ATGCGCGTAATTCTGCTGGGAGCTCCCGGGGCCGGTAAAGGTACTCAGGCAAAGTTCATCACCGAAAAGTTCGGTATTCCACAGATCTCCACCGGTGACATGCTGCGTGCCGCCGTCAAGGCCGGTACCCCGCTGGGCCTGGAGCTGAAGAAAGTCATGGATGCCGGCCAGCTGGTCTCCGACGAGTTGATCATCAGCCTGGTGAAGGAGCGCATTGCCCAGCCTGATTGCGCCAACGGCTGCCTGTTCGACGGCTTCCCACGCACCATCCCGCAGGCCGAAGCCATGGTCGCTGCCGGTGTCGACATCGATGCCGTGGTCGAAATTGCCGTGGACGACGAGGAAATCGTTGGCCGCATGGCTGGCCGTCGCGTGCACTTGGCCTCGGGCCGTACCTACCACATTCAGTACAACCCGCCGAAAGTGGAAGGCAAGGACGACGAGACCGGTGAAGACCTGATCCAGCGTGACGACGACAAAGAAGAAACCGTTCGCCATCGCCTGTCGGTCTACCACAGCCAGACCAAGCCGCTGGTGGATTTCTACCAGAAGCTGTCGGCTGCCAATGGCGGCAAGCCGAAGTACAGCCACATCGAAGGTGTCGGCTCGGTTGAAGCCATCACCGCCAAGGTCCTGGCAGCCCTGAGCTGA